Below is a genomic region from Prunus persica cultivar Lovell chromosome G3, Prunus_persica_NCBIv2, whole genome shotgun sequence.
CTGATGGTTTTTCCCCGAGTCCTTACGCTTGCGGTAGTGTTCTTCGAGCTTGCCAGGAGTCTGGTCCTTGCAAGCTTAAGTTTGGGATGCAAATTCATGGGTTGATATGTAAAACGAATCATGCTTCTGATATGGTAATGTCTAACGTGCTGATGTCAATGTATGGGAGATGTTTGGGTTCTGTTGACGATGCTTACCATGTTTTCTGCGAGATAGAGATTAAAAATTCAGTATCTTGGAATTCTATTATTTCAGTTTATTGCCAAAGAGGTGAATCAATCTCTGCTTTCAAGCTTTTCTCAAGCATGCAAAAGGACGGTTCAGCTTTCAGTTTGCAACCTAATGAGTACACATTTGGTAGCTTGATAACTGCTGCTTGTTCTTTGGCTCATGCAGGTTTGAGTTTGCTTCAGCAAATTCTGACCAGGGTCAATAAATCTGGAATTTTACAGGACCTGTATGTAGGAAGTGCTTTGGTTAGTGGATTTGCTAGGTTTGGGTTAATTGATTATGCTAGGAAGATTTTTGAGCAGATGAGTGAGAGGAATGCCATTTCAATGAATGGGTTGATGGTTGCATTGGTGAGGCAAAAGCGAGGAAAAGAAGCCACTGAAGTTTTCATGGAGATGAAGGGTTTGGTTGGAATAAACCTTGATTCGCTTGTGGTTCTTTTAAGTTCTTTTGctgaattttctgttttggaagaaggaaaaagaaagggaagagaGGTTCATGCATATGTAATCGGGGCTGGTTTAATTTACAGAAAGGTTGCAATAGGAAATGGGCTTATTAATATGTATGCCAAGTGTGGTGCTATTAGTGATGCTTGCTCAGTTTTCAGGCACATGATGGACAAGGACTTAATCTCGTGGAACTCTCTGATCTCTGGTCTTGACCAGAATGAGTTTTTTGAAGATGCTGTCATGAACTTCCGTGAAATGAAGAGATCTGAGTTCATGCCTTCGAATTTCACGTTAATTAGTGCTTTGAGTTCATGTGCAAGCTTGGGTTGGATAATTCTGGGACAGCAGATACATTGTGAAGCACTTAAATTGGGACTTGATTTAGATGTTTCAGTTTCGAATGCTCTTCTTGCATTATATTCCGACACTGGGCATCTTAGTGAATGCCGGaatgttttcttcttgatgCAGGATTACGATCAAGTATCATGGAATTCCATAATCGGGGCTTTAGCTGGTTCAGAGGCATCAGTTTTAGAAGCTGTAGAATATTTCTTGGACATGATGCAATCTGGGTGGGAACTTAATAGAGTAACGTTTATGAGCATTCTTGCAGCAGTTTCATCTCTCTCACTTCCTGACCTGGGCCAGCAGATTCATGCTGTTGTCTTAAAATACAATGCTGCAGAGGACTGCGCTATTGAGAATGCACTTATTACTTGTTATGGAAAGTGTGGAGGGATAGATGACTGTGAGAAGATATTTTCTAGAATGTCTGAGAGAAGGGATGAAATAAGTTGGAATTCCATGATTTCTGGATACATACACAATGAGTTCTTGCCCAAGGCCATGGATTTGGTCTGGTTTATGATGCAAAGGGGTCAGAGATTAGACTCTTTTACCTTTGCTACTGTTCTCAGTGCTTGTGCCTCAGTTGCAACATTAGAACGTGGAATGGAAGTTCATGCGTGTGGGATAAGAGCTTGTTTGGAATCTGATGTTGTAGTTGGGAGTGCAATTGTTGACATGTACTCAAAATGTGGAAGGATTGATTATGCTTCAAGGTTCTTTGAGTTGATGCCAGTGAGGAATGCATATTCCTGGAATTCATTGATATCAGGGTATGCTCGCAATGGTCAAGGACACGAAGCTCTGAGTCTTTTCTCGCACATGAAGCTACAAGGTCAGCTGCCAGATCATGTTACCTTTGTTGGGGTCTTGTCAGCTTGTAGTCATGCAGGGCTGGTGGATGAAGGGTTTCAGCATTTCAAATCCATGACTAAAGTACATGGACTGGCTCCTAGGATGGAGCACTTTTCATGTATGGTCGATCTTCTTGGCAGGGCAGGCAAACTTAATATGATAGAGGACTTCATCAACAAAATGCCAATGAAGCCTAATGTTCTCATTTGGAGGACAGTTTTAGGGGCATGTTGCCGAGCTAATGGCCGTAACACAGAGCTAGGTAGGAGGGTGGCTGAAATGCTATTGGAGTTGGAACCCCAAAACGCTACAAACTATGTGCTTCTTGCTAACATGTATGCTGCTGGAGGAAAGTGGGACGATGTGGCAAAAGCTCGGATGGCAATGAGGAAGGCAACAGCGAAGAAGGAAGCTGGGTGTAGTTGGGTCACCATGAAGGATGGTGTTCATGTTTTTGTAGCTGGAGACAAATCACACCCAGAGAAAGATTTGATATACGAAAAACTGAAGGAACTCAACAGGAAAATGAGGGAGGCTGGATACGTGCCTGAAACAAAATTCGCACTCTATGATCTTGAACTGGAGAATAAGGAAGAACTCCTGAGCTATCACAGTGAGAAGCTTGCAGTTGCATATGTTCTTACTCGCCCGTCACAGTTGCCTATAAGGATTATGAAAAATCTCCGTGTTTGCGGCGACTGCCACTCTGCTTTCAAATACATATCGAAGATTGTTGGTAGGCAAATAGTATTGCGAGATTCAAGCAGGTTTCATCATTTTGCAGATGGCAAGTGTTCTTGTGGGGATTACTGGTAGCTGACTTGTTAGTACTTAGTGCTAACGGAGACTTTGAGCATGGTTCACAGTTTGAGATTTTCATGAGTGTGGCAAGTGATTTTATCAACTAAGCAAGCTGACACTTCAATAGTAGCTTAAATTTGGTATTGTTGTacagtaatttattattttgggttaACGCATCTGTATCAATCAAATTTTGTCTAATTTAAGGAAATGTGCCCAAGAATTTATGGGAGGCTGCTATTTTGCGGCATAGCTTTCAACAGTCGTGTACTCAGCAGGGAAAATTGAAGGTCTACCTGTCCATTGTGAGCTGAGAAACTGATACATTGGGAAGTAATCACTGATACAAAATTTCTCTATCCACGATGGATTTTGTAACATATTGTTGATGTCTCAATAACATGTGgtacattttgtttttgagatGTTATCGATAATGATATCGACACTTTATTGATACCGTATGAACGTACCcttctttaataaaaaaacaaacgtcgtcttctccgcACACACTTTCGCACTTgcgagagttttttttttaatttttaaatttattttagaattaaaaaagataatgggtagttgtgttccataaaaatagaatccattatctgatttttcttttagttttaatttttttaaatatgaaaaagtgtgaatttactatattatcctcatttaattaataatttcaattcttagttTTTACATTAACTAAaagcattttctggtattttgaatgttttatcattctctaccttttgctttatatatatatagatataaatTAATATGTATCTCTTTTCCAACttgttaattttcttaataatttttttaaaactctaaTTGGCAGTATaattttagttgttttttgGTGTGTGGACCTGTAATGTCAGAAACTGAATCAAGTTTTTCCATCTTATTTATGGGCCCACAACTAACATGCCTATTCTGACTTGGCCATAACCCATTACTCCAGTTGGGCCTCCATTGACTTGTTCTATAATATTATCttaaatttactaaaaataaCTGAAATTCCTTTGCAGAGAGAGACGATGAAGAACCCAAAGCGCGAAGAAGAGAAACACGAAGGGTTTATATTTTCGCTCGCATTTCTTTATCGGGTGTGTAATTTCTCTCTGAATTGATTAGTCCCTCTGTAAAGTTCAAACCTTTACGTCTTCACTTCCACTCTAAGTTTCGGGTTTTTTTCAACTGAATATTATAATTGTTCATCTTATTGAACTTCCCGCTGCAGCTGCTCTGTAACACCACATTGTCTTGCTCAGAATAATTTGAACCATTTGAGGGCCACTTTTACTggtaagtttcttttttctaataaCCATGTATAGTTTTgagctttttctctttctgaaAGATCAAATTTTTAGGGGTATAAAACAATTTGAATTCATGCTTGTTGctgggtttcttttattttcacatTTCCTTCCTAAATTGTAGCCCATGACATGTCTCTTTTGTGGAGTAGTTATCCATTTTTAGTCCatgacaaattttatttttttcttcattgatTTAGCTTTCACTATCTTCAGCTAAACTATATATTTTGATCATTCCCTCTTTTTTTCCAACTTTATATTGGAGTTTAAGGAACTATTTCACCtttcctcttttattttttctttgcttttttcgGACTTGAACTGCGTGATGCATTATGCATTATAAGGACATATTttgcctcttttttttcttgtatatgACAGTCTGAATTGCAACAAATATTTgattaaaagtttttttttctttcgctGTTTGTTTGGCTGAAGGCTACATAAGCTGGAACACTTCTTGTGTTTCCTAAAAAATGGCAATGAAGCCATCAAATAACATCTGGATTCGACGCCAACAGTGCCCGTGCGGAGATTGGAAGTGTTACATTCAGTATGAAGGAGATGATCTGGGCTCAGTAAGTTCTCAGCATGTAAAGAGTGAGACAACTCCATCTTCGTCATCATCAGAAGCTGTCTTCACTCCTTATGTTGGTCAAATATTCAAAACTGATGATGATGCTTTTGAATACTACAGCAATTTTGCCCGGAAGAATGGGTTTTCAATTAGAAAAGCACGCTCAACCGAAAGCCAAAACTTAGGGATATATAGACGAGATTTTGTTTGTTATCGGTCAGGATTTAATCAACCAAGAAAAAAGGCCAACGTGGAGCATCCCAGGGAGAGAAAATCAGTACGATGCGGATGCGATGCAAAGTTGTATTTGACAAAGGAAATTGTTGATGGTGTTATGCAATGGTATGTTTCACAGTTTAGTAACGTTCATAACCATGAGTTATTGGAAGATGACCAAGTGCGCCTACTTCCTGCATATCGTAAAATACAAGAGGTTGATCAAGAACGGATTCTTTTACTGTCCAAAGCTGGGTTTCCTGTAAACCGGATAGTCAAGGTGTTGGAGCTAGAAAAGGGAGTTCAACCTGGACAGTTGCCCTTCATAGAGAAAGATGTTAGGAATTTTGTTCGGACTTGTAAAAAGACTGTTCAAGAAAATGATGCTTTGCTCaatgagaaaagagagaacgATATGCTAGAACTTCTTGAGGCCTGCAAGGCTATGACTGGGAGGGATCCAGATTTTGTCTATGATTATACTatagatgaaaatgaaaaggttGAAAATATTGCATGGTCATTTGGTGACTCCATTCGTGCATATACTATTTTTGGTGATGTAGTTGCTTTTGACACTTCATATCGCTCTGTCACTTATGGATTGCTCCTTGGAGTGTGGTTTGGTATTGATAATCATGGCAAGGCAATTTTCTTAGGGTGTGTGCTACTACAAGATGAAAGCTCGCATTCATTTGCTTGGGCTTTACAGGTTTGTGGATGTAAATTCTTGTGATCAGTCCTCATCAGTCTTCTTGTATTTCCttatgattttcttcttttgaacaGGCTTTTATGCGATTTATGAGAGGGAGGCATCCACAGACTGTTCTTACAGATATAGACTCAGGGCTCAGAGATGCTATAGCAAGGGAATtgccaaatacaaaacatgTTCTATGTATATGGCATATTTTATCCAAAATATCCAGTTGGTTCTCTTTGCCCCTTGGATCACagtatgaaaattttaaaactgaGTTTGATATGTTGTCTCAACTGGAGAGTGTTGAAGATTTTGAACATCAATGGAATATTTTGGTTGCTCGGTTTGGCCTTGTATCCGATAAGCATATAGCTCTGTTGTATTCATATCGAGCATCCTGGACATTTTCTTACATTAGAAGTTACTTTCTCGCTCGTACACTGACAGCTGAGTTTTCGCTGTCTTTGGAGTCATTCTTGAAAAGAATATTGAATGGACAGACATGTCTGCAAGTATTCTTTGAGCAGGTAATTTATTCAATCTTTCTGTGCATGTATGTTCTTCAAATTTGGATAACTGCATCATTACGCTCTGTTTTGGTAATTTGAAGGTTAGTATTGCTGCCAACTTAGAGAATCAGACCAGAGAAGGGATGCAATATATGCATGTCAAGACTGGCATGCCTCTTGAAGAACATGCACGGAATATTCTTACACCTTATGCTTTCAATGTCTTACAACACGAAATTGTTCTGTCTGTGCAATATGCAACAACAGAAATGGCAAATGGATCGTATCTTGTGCGACACTACAAGAAATTGGAGGGAGAATGTCTTGTCATTTGGATGCCAGATGATGAGCAAATTCACTGTTCTTGTAAGGAATTTGAGCATTCTGGGATTTTATGCAGGCATTCTCTTCGCGTACTTGTAGTGAAGAACTACTTTCAACTCcctgaaaaatattttctgcTCCGTTGGCGGGTAGAAAGTTCATTGGTTTCTGTGGATGATCAAAATGCTCAAATCAGCAGCGACGATTGTGCTCAGGCCTTCCACAGTCTTACTGCTAGTTTATTGACAGAGTCCTTAATCTCCAAGGACAGATTTAATTATGTCCATAACGAACTTACGAGTCTTCTTGAGCATGTTAGAAATATGCCAGTAATCGACGAATATGCTGCAAATGCAGCAGCTAATAACATCAGTGAATCGTAGTCGGCTTGGTTTAGCAGTTAATATAGATGCTGCACTGTGACCTTTGTTCAAAAGATTCAGAATCTCTGGAAGATGAAATGAGGTGCTGTGGAAGGCATTAAATTGTAGTCATTAACATTAATAAGCTCACACTCTGGAATATTTGCAAACaagtgaaaaagaaacagCAATACAAATAGTTTATCAACCCTAGCAAGCCAGCTCAGATTGCCTGGATGGGTGTCATTCTTTCATTGTATTTACTTCAAGTTTCAGGAAATGTTGGAATGAGGTAAGCAGAAGCTGGTCACTTTCAGTGTAAAATGTAAGTTTGCAGTTTATTCAAGTCCCCTTAACAATGTAAATTTGGACAAATGGTGTTTGGAAACTGACCTCAAATTAGCGTTAAGTTATCCTAATTTCCTCATAATCTTGATGATGCAGTTGTATTGAAATGATTATGCAAAATGCTTGTTCCTTGTAAAATATCATTCAATTATTACAGCTCAAAATTCAACTGGTTCCATCAAAAATCTGAAACACCCCACTGACCACGGCATGAAGAAAGAGTTTCTAATCACTTATTGTAGAGTGTGTGTGGGGTCACTGACAAATGACCACCATGTCCCTGTTTCTGTAGGTCCTTCACATAAAATTCAATGTCCGTCGTTGCCACAAACAGCACTCATCAAGATTCCAAACGACAAAGCAGAACTTTCACCTAGACTTTTCAATGGACTGGACTACCATGTCAACTGAACGTTTGAATTTCCATGGCTTTAATTTTGTTCACCGCACACGAAAACGTCTGATTGGGGTTGGTCTCCCACTCTACTTGTCTGTTTAATTGCATTGTTTGTGAGTGTTCTGGCTCCAAGGAAACCAGTCAAAGAGCAAGTCAGTTTCAATCTCATTATGTTTTGTCCTTTATCCTTTTTGTTCCATCCCTAATTTCTTCTCATAGTTTTATCTTGTATTTTCAATTCGGAAAAGGAAAGTGTGAGTTGTACCACTAGAGCTATAAACCTCTCGTAATGCTTGTAAGAGGAAAATTGATTGTGTTTGACGGTAATACCACGCATACATATACAGTGTCCTAGGGAATAAGGCAATTCTGATGACATTGATATATTGCTGATGAATGGTGATGCATACTTAGGTGGTGGTGCAGTTTGTGTCTGTTTCTTGTCACTTATGTGCTCATTAATGCGAATGTCGTGCATCTCATCAAGCCTTAATTATGCTCACTAAGATGTGAAGATCTTTAAGTTTTGTCGGATGGTCACTTTGTGCCTGCTGAAACACCGCCAGGAAGTATAGAAAATTGGCACACCTTCTCCTAATCCTGGACATAATTGGACAGCTCATCATGTGGGTGAACATGCACTAAAGTAAAGTCCATAGAGATTGTAGGATCAAGGcttggagagagagacatgATTCCCCTTTTAAATTTGGAATATGGATTCATAGCTATTGCTAGACTTACATATACTTATGTTGTTAAGATTGTGGATCTGGACGATACATTTTAACAAAATCACTATAATTAATGTATATAAGCGTATTTTTGATAATGTGACAAGAAAACATGTTTCATGaatcttattattttattacaatgTCCATATAAATCATAAATTGATTAGATCCGAACAATAAATTGTCCGACAATACAACATAtattcattttattataaacatTGTTGACTGGTAGCAGCATGTCTATGTCTTGTATTATGATCCAACAAATTTGAGCTCTCGCCTGAATTAGACTGTTCGTTAGAACAATTGTCTTTTTCTGAAAGACCTGGAAGAAATGAGTCAAGTGATCAATTGCTCGGTATCTTCTTAAAAGGTGGATAAACATAAGCAAAAAGAAGAATCAAAGATATATATCtagtaaaaacaaacaatacaaGGAAAAAGGTGAATTCATGGATATCAttgattcatatttttattttatttgggtttttaAATGCACCTTTTGCCCTGTCCTTGCACGTAATTGGAGGAGTTGTCTTACCGACTCATGGCTTTTGTGgcaacttgcgacgtggaattgTATTGGGATATGAATATATCTCAAGTCATTTTCAACCGTTTATTTAATGTTAGGACTTGATGATATGCTTCCCAATTTGATTTGCTTACACACAATCAGATCAACCATTTATATTACTACGAGCTGCGATGAGTAAATATGGTACAAATATCGGCGTAAGAGGTGCATAATCTCTGTAATTCATTCAATCCACATTAAGGTTTTAATTTACAATTTCAAGTCTCTGATTTCAGATAAAAGTTGTATCATTGATTATTGATATGAAGGTAAAGAGCTGGGTTGGTATTTTACACAACATGGAAATCATAAGGAATAAGAAACCAAAAATCTCAAAGTTACAGTCACAGAGTagtcttttttaattgaaaaactaGCTTGTTAGTTCTTTGCTCACCGACTGATCAAATCAAAACATGATTGCCTGTTGGACTTCAAGTTTAATTCCTTCCTTCATTCTTCTGATAAAATCATCACATTTCTTGTTCAACTCCTCTCTGCTCAGCAACtcaattccttcttcttcatatgcTTCATGATCTTCAACCATAATTAAGCTGTTTCTGCagccttcctcttcttcatcttgtgtaatcaaaacccttttatcttctgcttctgcttcttcttctactgTGATAAAGatttcatcatcttctccTTCTTGCTCTTGTTCAACTTCCACATTGACAACTTCTTCCTTTGCTTTTGGTGCCTTTGTCTCTGCCAATTCGACAACTCTTTGCCGGTTTTCGCTGTTCTTCGGAGCATGTTCATCATTGTTAAGATTAGTACTTCCCGGTGGAGAAGTTCCAATAAGACCAGAATTCTTGACAATAAACACCAGAAGTCCATTGCAGAGCAAGAACATGTAGTTCTTATCAAAGCTGTAGCTGAACAGTTTCACAGAAGCTGCAGATGTGAAGGCATTGAAGGaatgaagaaggaaagaaaccAGGGAAGAGTAGGACAATAAAATTGACAAGACTGAGACAGAGAGCAAAAGTTTGATGACTTTGCTTTGGTTATGGGATTGGCTGAAATTGAACTGGCTTGCAGCTTGGATGCTTGAAACCTTGATATAATCCATGGTGGTTTCTTCTTGGAGGGATAAAATCTGAGAGATTTTTTgaagggttttctttttctcagaGGCTTAGGGAGGCTGGCTTACTCTTTTGCAATATGCCAAAGGAAATGAAACTGGAGGGTGCTTTATATAAGTTTTAGAGTTGTGAGTATAATAATCTGGTGTGAACTGATACACTTCACAGAAATAGACCACCCCAATTCAGTCAACTACCTcaataatatttctttttgatGACTAAGACTTGAATCAGTGGTCtttcaagaaaaatcaaaaaaagaaatttatggTTGGTTCCTTTAGCTGTCTTATTATTACCATTACTTACCTCT
It encodes:
- the LOC18783782 gene encoding putative pentatricopeptide repeat-containing protein At5g09950; its protein translation is MVRCFLLFTPSHPCRRVPRLSNHAFSTFTASSPVVSDPPPPHASLFFKSQNPTRPLIPLQSSFDQYESSQPQLKAPPFPPHFTHTNNGTYGYLSSRYRDSRTSNDAQSFHLQICKHGFANDLFLCNTLINVYVRIGALVEAGKLFEEMPEKNSVTWACLISGYTQNGMPNEACAHFKQMVSDGFSPSPYACGSVLRACQESGPCKLKFGMQIHGLICKTNHASDMVMSNVLMSMYGRCLGSVDDAYHVFCEIEIKNSVSWNSIISVYCQRGESISAFKLFSSMQKDGSAFSLQPNEYTFGSLITAACSLAHAGLSLLQQILTRVNKSGILQDLYVGSALVSGFARFGLIDYARKIFEQMSERNAISMNGLMVALVRQKRGKEATEVFMEMKGLVGINLDSLVVLLSSFAEFSVLEEGKRKGREVHAYVIGAGLIYRKVAIGNGLINMYAKCGAISDACSVFRHMMDKDLISWNSLISGLDQNEFFEDAVMNFREMKRSEFMPSNFTLISALSSCASLGWIILGQQIHCEALKLGLDLDVSVSNALLALYSDTGHLSECRNVFFLMQDYDQVSWNSIIGALAGSEASVLEAVEYFLDMMQSGWELNRVTFMSILAAVSSLSLPDLGQQIHAVVLKYNAAEDCAIENALITCYGKCGGIDDCEKIFSRMSERRDEISWNSMISGYIHNEFLPKAMDLVWFMMQRGQRLDSFTFATVLSACASVATLERGMEVHACGIRACLESDVVVGSAIVDMYSKCGRIDYASRFFELMPVRNAYSWNSLISGYARNGQGHEALSLFSHMKLQGQLPDHVTFVGVLSACSHAGLVDEGFQHFKSMTKVHGLAPRMEHFSCMVDLLGRAGKLNMIEDFINKMPMKPNVLIWRTVLGACCRANGRNTELGRRVAEMLLELEPQNATNYVLLANMYAAGGKWDDVAKARMAMRKATAKKEAGCSWVTMKDGVHVFVAGDKSHPEKDLIYEKLKELNRKMREAGYVPETKFALYDLELENKEELLSYHSEKLAVAYVLTRPSQLPIRIMKNLRVCGDCHSAFKYISKIVGRQIVLRDSSRFHHFADGKCSCGDYW
- the LOC18781616 gene encoding putative protein FAR1-RELATED SEQUENCE 10, with the protein product MAMKPSNNIWIRRQQCPCGDWKCYIQYEGDDLGSVSSQHVKSETTPSSSSSEAVFTPYVGQIFKTDDDAFEYYSNFARKNGFSIRKARSTESQNLGIYRRDFVCYRSGFNQPRKKANVEHPRERKSVRCGCDAKLYLTKEIVDGVMQWYVSQFSNVHNHELLEDDQVRLLPAYRKIQEVDQERILLLSKAGFPVNRIVKVLELEKGVQPGQLPFIEKDVRNFVRTCKKTVQENDALLNEKRENDMLELLEACKAMTGRDPDFVYDYTIDENEKVENIAWSFGDSIRAYTIFGDVVAFDTSYRSVTYGLLLGVWFGIDNHGKAIFLGCVLLQDESSHSFAWALQAFMRFMRGRHPQTVLTDIDSGLRDAIARELPNTKHVLCIWHILSKISSWFSLPLGSQYENFKTEFDMLSQLESVEDFEHQWNILVARFGLVSDKHIALLYSYRASWTFSYIRSYFLARTLTAEFSLSLESFLKRILNGQTCLQVFFEQVSIAANLENQTREGMQYMHVKTGMPLEEHARNILTPYAFNVLQHEIVLSVQYATTEMANGSYLVRHYKKLEGECLVIWMPDDEQIHCSCKEFEHSGILCRHSLRVLVVKNYFQLPEKYFLLRWRVESSLVSVDDQNAQISSDDCAQAFHSLTASLLTESLISKDRFNYVHNELTSLLEHVRNMPVIDEYAANAAANNISES
- the LOC18783643 gene encoding uncharacterized protein LOC18783643, with product MDYIKVSSIQAASQFNFSQSHNQSKVIKLLLSVSVLSILLSYSSLVSFLLHSFNAFTSAASVKLFSYSFDKNYMFLLCNGLLVFIVKNSGLIGTSPPGSTNLNNDEHAPKNSENRQRVVELAETKAPKAKEEVVNVEVEQEQEGEDDEIFITVEEEAEAEDKRVLITQDEEEEGCRNSLIMVEDHEAYEEEGIELLSREELNKKCDDFIRRMKEGIKLEVQQAIMF